The Mytilus trossulus isolate FHL-02 chromosome 3, PNRI_Mtr1.1.1.hap1, whole genome shotgun sequence genome contains a region encoding:
- the LOC134710573 gene encoding uncharacterized protein LOC134710573 gives MAKGCKARLRTDCTGTVIIQQKNTHNHDTSDRDNERHLLRVRSKRKADDDIAQRPSKIIRTELQNMDEANLKSEDIGSVSKAIYRKRRKSHPALPKSREETHQSLKKINIQSNKFENFVQFNDEQTGIIILTCPTNLECLCSVPEIFMDGTYKYCPKFFKQLYTIHGYNKGNYVPLVFCLLPGKSEEIYVNCFSSIVKLCSDQGHTLQPKAVHVDFEERVMKVMKDFFPSIEIKCCRFHLGQAWWRKIQKVGLSQQYKELHSDIRKWLKGIFGIAFLAPDEVADYFVEDFMAVVPNDKPCIEFADYLTDTYITDESLFPPHLWAEVPSSLKRTNNGPESFHAHYNEQFYHSHPSIYTFLDTIIKLQSVTYIKIRSLNIDAPQSRTEKEKEQNLRDLHSKYCQQEITRDFYVRSLGYKFQARTDL, from the coding sequence atggCAAAAGGTTGCAAAGCAAGACTGAGGACGGATTGTACCGGAACCGTTATAATTCAACAGAAAAATACTCATAACCATGATACCAGTGATCGTGACAATGAACGTCACTTGCTGCGGGTACGATCAAAAAGAAAAGCGGATGATGATATTGCTCAACGTCCTTCAAAAATTATCCGTACAGAGTTACAGAACATGGATGAAGCAAATCTAAAGTCTGAAGACATTGGCAGCGTTTCAAAGGCTATATATAGAAAGAGGCGTAAATCTCACCCTGCACTTCCTAAATCTAGAGAGGAAACACACCAATCATTAAAGAAGATTAATATTCAgtcaaataaatttgaaaattttgtgcAGTTTAATGATGAACAAACTGGTATAATTATTCTTACGTGTCCAACCAATCTTGAATGTTTATGCAGTGTGCCGGAAATTTTTATGGATGGTACTTACAAATATTGCCCAAAGTTCTTTAAACAGTTATATACTATTCATGGCTATAACAAAGGAAATTATGTCCCTCTTGTATTCTGCTTACTTCCTGGAAAGTCTGAAGAAATTTACGTGAATTGCTTTTCCTCAATTGTCAAGCTATGTTCCGATCAAGGTCACACACTTCAACCGAAAGCAGTACACGTCGATTTTGAAGAACGGGTAATGAAAGTTATGAAGGATTTTTTCCCGTCTATAGAGATCAAATGCTGTAGGTTTCACTTAGGCCAAGCCTGGTGGCGAAAAATCCAGAAAGTTGGACTTAGTCAACAATACAAAGAGCTTCATTCAGACATTAGAAAATGGCTTAAAGGGATTTTTGGGATAGCCTTTTTAGCTCCAGACGAAGTAGCCGACTATTTCGTAGAAGATTTTATGGCCGTTGTACCTAACGACAAGCCTTGTATAGAATTTGCAGATTACCTGACTGATACTTATATAACAGATGAATCGTTATTTCCCCCTCATCTCTGGGCCGAAGTTCCATCCTCGTTAAAACGTACTAACAATGGGCCCGAATCATTTCATGCCCATTATAACGAGCAGTTCTATCACAGTCATCCATCAATTTATACTTTCCTTGACACTATTATCAAATTGCAATCTGTGACTTACATAAAAATTCGGAGTTTGAACATTGATGCACCGCAGAGCCGAACAGAAAAGGAGAAGGAACAGAATCTCCGGGATTTGCATTCGAAATACTGCCAGCAGGAAATTACGAGGGATTTTTATGTCAGAAGCCTGGGATATAAGTTCCAAGCCCGAACAGACTTGTAA